From Bacillus marinisedimentorum:
TGAGTCATCAAGTACTAGATGGGTAGCAGAGAATTCTGTTTTAATTGCACTTGCTGGGCAAGGAAAAACAAGAGGGACTGTCGCTCTGAATAAGATTAAGCTATGTACGAATCAGTCTTTGGCAGCGATTGTTACTGGCGCTAATCTCAACTCCATGTTCTTATTTCATAATTTAGACAGTCGGTACGATGAATTAAGAAGATTATCAACTGGTGATGGTGGAAGAGGTGGACTGAATTTACAAATAATCAAAAATATAAAAGTCAAGATTCCGCCCATAAAGGAACAACAAAAAATTGCCACCATCCTCTCCACCTGGGACAAAGCAATCGAACTAAAAGAAAAACTAATTGAGCAGAAAAAAGAGCAGAAAAAAGGGTTAATGCAGAAGTTGTTGACGGGTGAAATGAGGTTGCCCGGTTTTAAAAAAGAATGGAAAAAAGTAAAACTAAGAGATATTGTTGTGGGAAAAGGCAAATATGGTCTTAATGCTCCATCAGTTGAAAAAGATTCCACATATCCTACTTATTTAAGGATCACAGACATTAGCAATGATGGGCATTTGTCTACTGATGGTCTACAGTCAGTTAATCACCCTGATTCAAATAACTATTATTTACAAGAAAATGATATTGTTTTTGCGAGGACGGGTGCTTCTACTGGTAGATCCTATTTGTATGATAAATCAGATGGAGAGTTAGTATATGCAGGCTTTTTAATTAGGTTCAAAATTGATGACACCAAGGCGGTGCCTTCTTATATAAAATTCTGCACACAAACACAAAGTTATTATTACTGGGTAAAAGTAATGAGTATGAGAAGTGGACAACCTGGTATAAATGCAGAAGAGTATGGACAACTACCTATTCTGCTTCCATCAATTGAAGAACAGTTAAAAATTTCTAAAATCTTTAATAGTATTGATAGAGAAGTACTTTTATTGGCAAAAGAAATTAATGCATTAAAGCAACAAAAAAAAGGCCTCATGCAACAACTACTAACTGGCAAAACCCGAGTAAAGGTCTAACGCCTTTACTCTTTTCTACTTAAAAGGGAGATGGGAACATGCACGGGGGAAAAAATTACGACGAACGCTACATCAGCCAAATCCCGGCCCTCGACGTCTTACAAAAACTGGGTTATCACTACTTGTCACCAGAACAGGCCGAACAAATCCGCGGCAACACCTATAATGTTCTGCTGACAACCATCCTTGAAGACAAGCTCCGGGAACTCAATTCCTACGAATACAAAGGACAGATATACAAGTTCAGCGAAACAAACATCCAGCAGGCGATCCGCGATTTGGACGAACCACTGACGAACGGGCTTGTGAAAACAAACGAAGCCATCTACGAAACGCTCATGAAGGGGCGCACGTATACGGAGTTTTTACCGGACGGGTCGAAAAAGTCGTTCACCATCCAGTTCATCGACTGGGATAATATTGAAAACAACACCTTCCATGTTGTCGAGGAGTTTGAAGTGGAGCGGATGGACGGGCGCGGGACGGTGCGGCCGGATGTGGTGCTGTTTGTGAACGGCATTCCGTTTGTGGTGATCGAATGCAAGAAGGCTTCGATTTCGATGGAGCAGGGGATCAGCCAGATGATCCGCAATCAGGGTAAGGATTATGCACCGCATTTGTTCAAATATGTACACCTGGTCATGTCGACGAATAAAAATGAGACGAAGTATGCGACGTGCAATACGCCGAAGAAGTTCTGGTCGGTGTGGAAGGAAGAGAAAGAGGACTGGCTGCAATCGTGGCTGGACCGGTCGGTGGAAGGCCGGCTGCCGACGATGCAGGATAAGAATATCATTTCGCTGTTTCATCCGGAGCGGCTGCTGGAGCTGACGCATTACTTTACGCTGTTCGATAAAGATGTGAAAAAGGTGGCGCGCTACCAGCAGTATTTTGCCATCAAGGAAATCATTAAGACGATTGACGAAAAGGATGAGAACGGCAACCGCCAGAGCGGGGTCATCTGGCATACGCAGGGGTCGGGCAAGTCACTGACGATGGTGATGCTGGCGAAGTATATTTTATCCGAGCTGTTCGAGTCCAATCCGAAGGTGGTTGTCGTGACCGATCGGGTGGA
This genomic window contains:
- a CDS encoding restriction endonuclease subunit S, with the translated sequence MILVERQDINKSNIPEDWEVKKIDLISEAVFAGGTPSTRNNEFWNGDIPWMSSGEINNKMIWDTEKRITKKGFESSSTRWVAENSVLIALAGQGKTRGTVALNKIKLCTNQSLAAIVTGANLNSMFLFHNLDSRYDELRRLSTGDGGRGGLNLQIIKNIKVKIPPIKEQQKIATILSTWDKAIELKEKLIEQKKEQKKGLMQKLLTGEMRLPGFKKEWKKVKLRDIVVGKGKYGLNAPSVEKDSTYPTYLRITDISNDGHLSTDGLQSVNHPDSNNYYLQENDIVFARTGASTGRSYLYDKSDGELVYAGFLIRFKIDDTKAVPSYIKFCTQTQSYYYWVKVMSMRSGQPGINAEEYGQLPILLPSIEEQLKISKIFNSIDREVLLLAKEINALKQQKKGLMQQLLTGKTRVKV